In Mixophyes fleayi isolate aMixFle1 chromosome 11, aMixFle1.hap1, whole genome shotgun sequence, one DNA window encodes the following:
- the LOC142106914 gene encoding lysozyme C-1-like has protein sequence MKVILCLAFLLCLHLGSEGKTFTKCELTRIFKENGIYDRDLDSWICLAYHESRYNNELVNRYTTSQSYGIFQIDSQLWCDDGMTPGAENICRMSCQSLQDDNLEDDIECAKRIMISSNGLSSWLNWRENCMRRDLRRFTARC, from the exons ATGAAGGTCATCCTATGCCTGGCATTCCTTCTGTGCTTGCACCTCGGATCAGAGGGCAAAACTTTCACCAAGTGCGAGTTAACCAGGATCTTTAAAGAAAATGGGATTTATGATCGTGACTTGGACAGCT GGATATGCCTCGCATATCATGAAAGTCGCTACAACAACGAATTGGTAAACAGATACACGACAAGTCAAAGCTATGGAATTTTTCAGATTGACAGCCAATTATGGTGCGATGATGGGATGACACCAGGAGCTGAAAATATATGTAGGATGAGTTGTCAAA GTCTTCAGGATGATAACCTAGAAGATGATATTGAATGTGCTAAAAGAATTATGATATCTAGCAATGGTCTTTCATCTTG GTTGAACTGGAGGGAGAATTGTATGAGAAGGGATCTGAGACGGTTTACTGCAAGATGCTAA